Within Spinacia oleracea cultivar Varoflay chromosome 4, BTI_SOV_V1, whole genome shotgun sequence, the genomic segment GGGGTTTAAGCTTGGTGGACTTccgttcttctttttcttcttcttgttgTGGATTTGGGTTCTCTTCTCCGTTGCTTCTGCGGCTAGATTCCATTCACCTTCTCGCCAGAAGTTTCAAGTCCAGAAACATTTGAAACGTCTCAATAAGCCTTCTGTCAAAACCATTCaggttttctctctcttccttccaTCCTCactgatttttttatttataattatagtcCGTTTTTGTTAAAAAATGCTTGAGCTGTTTGCTGGAAATAGCTAGGGAGCTGGGTTGTGTTTTAAGGACTACTACTACCTTCTAGTTTGTTCTGTGCTAGAAAAAATGAAAGGccttttcccttatttttctaTTCCCTTTTACacccaaaataaattaaaaattaaaaattaaaaattaaaaattaaaaattaaaaattaaaaatattgatTGAGTTCATAGTTTGAACTGTTTAGGTAAATAAAAAAGATTCTTTACTGTTCCTCAAGCTGTTTCCATGGTCATATGTTTTGGATCATCAATTATTCATTTTGAATAGTTATATGGAGGGCAATGAATGTTTTGCATGGTTTGATAAATTGGTTATCTGTCCTATGTTAGATTCCTAGTTGAAATTTGTGCTGGTATTTGCAGAGCCCAGATGGTGATTCTATTGACTGCATTCCTATAAAGCATCAACCGGCCTTTGATCATCCTTTCCTCAAGAACCATACCATTCAGGTCTGTCTGTCTGTCTGTCTGTCAGTCTGTCAGTCTCATTCACTGTATGTTTTAGACTTGCTCACTCACTCAGTGTTGTGATTGTGTGGTTTATGTAGACGAGGCCTAATTACCACCCAGAAGGCTTAGGATCAGGCTTGTTTGGTGATAGCAAGGTGAAGGTTAATTCTAAGGCTGAACCTCGAAGCAACCCTATAACTCAGCTGTGGCACGCTAATGGTAAATGTCCAGAGGGGACTATTCCTGTTAGAAGAACCAAGGAGGATGATGTGTTGAGGGCCAGCTCTATTAAAAGATATGGAAGGAAGAAGCATCGCAGCATTGCCAAGCCCAGGTCTCCAGATCCCGACCTTGTCAACGAAAGCGGACATCAGGTCTCCTTTCATTCATCTTTAAACTTTAAACCCATTCACTTCCATTCTATTACTTCCATGTCTTCATTGCACTGCTTATTGTTTACTTGATTAGTAACAGGAAGTCCAGGGTTTTATTGCTTGATTGATTTTAAGTTAGTTTCCTTTTATTTGATAAACAGCATGCAATTGCATATGTTGAAGGAGACAAGTACTATGGAGCAAAGGCAACCATAAACGTTTGGGAACCTAGAATCCAGCAGCCCAACGAGTTTAGCTTGTCTCAAATCTGGATTTTGGGAGGCTCCTTTGGTGAAGATCTTAATAGTATTGAAGCTGGTTGGCAGGTATCTATTCATTATATCACAACACTGTCTTAAATTCAAGTGTCAAGTATGAATGGATGTGTAATTACTACAAAATGCTTGTGTGAATGGATGTGGAACAGGTGAGCCCCGATCTTTACGGAGATAACAATACCAGGCTTTTCACATACTGGACGGTAAGCTACCCTGTTTTCAAGTTTGCACACTTTCAACTCTTGTCCTTGTTATTGTGTATACTAATTATTGATAGCCTAATCCTGATTTGTTACTAATAATTTTTACtccaaaattaaaaaacataCAGAGTGATGCTTATCAGGCTACCGGCTGCTACAACCTATTATGCTCAGGATTCATACAAATTAACAGCGAGATAGCAATGGGAGCAAGCATCTCCCCTGTCTCTGGGTTTCGTAGTTCCCAATATGATATCAGTATCCTTGTCTGGAAGGTAAATTCCAATATCTTCACTCAATCTCTTATTAGTTGTGATATTATGGAGTGGAGTATTACTTATACATTAACATGGTTGCAATTATTCAGCATGTAGCACTAGTATAAAATTCAAAGAAATCAGTGGCTTTTGCTGTCGAAAAGgatgcatatttaaaatagctttccaaatttataaaaaaaagaaaaagaaaaaggaaaggtGTTGGTGTTTCTGAAATATTATTAGTTAAGATAGATGGAATAAGTTGTACTGTAATAAGCAAAAGAAAATTAAGGAGGGGGAGAAACTAGAAAGGTACAAAAGGTTTGTGGTGTGTGGATTAGATGCTGAGTAGTAAGAATCTTTCAAGTTGGGGTCTCCAAATAGTGATagattaaaaattaataaatagaggggccaataattttataaagagtGTAGG encodes:
- the LOC110790436 gene encoding uncharacterized protein, which translates into the protein MGFKLGGLPFFFFFFLLWIWVLFSVASAARFHSPSRQKFQVQKHLKRLNKPSVKTIQSPDGDSIDCIPIKHQPAFDHPFLKNHTIQTRPNYHPEGLGSGLFGDSKVKVNSKAEPRSNPITQLWHANGKCPEGTIPVRRTKEDDVLRASSIKRYGRKKHRSIAKPRSPDPDLVNESGHQHAIAYVEGDKYYGAKATINVWEPRIQQPNEFSLSQIWILGGSFGEDLNSIEAGWQVSPDLYGDNNTRLFTYWTSDAYQATGCYNLLCSGFIQINSEIAMGASISPVSGFRSSQYDISILVWKDPKEGNWWMQFGNDYVLGYWPSFLFSYLADSASMIEWGGEVVNSEPDGQHTSTQMGSGRFPEEGFGKASYFRNIQVVDESNNLKAPKDIGTFTEQSSCYDVQTGNNGDWGHYFYYGGPGKNAKCA